One Aliiroseovarius sediminilitoris DNA window includes the following coding sequences:
- a CDS encoding universal stress protein: MYNNVLVPIALDHERDTKEALSIAKAIAEKGAKITALHVMEEVPAYVAQYLPEGQLEENVHELEARMKEELAGEDSIAIKVVSGHAGHAIVDYAKHHGVDCIVVASHRPGLTDFFLGSTAARVVRHAPCAVHVSR, translated from the coding sequence ATGTATAACAATGTCCTCGTGCCGATCGCTCTGGATCATGAGCGGGATACCAAAGAAGCCCTGAGCATTGCGAAAGCCATTGCCGAGAAAGGTGCCAAGATCACCGCCCTTCATGTGATGGAGGAAGTGCCCGCCTATGTTGCCCAATACCTGCCTGAAGGGCAGCTGGAAGAAAACGTGCATGAGCTTGAAGCGCGGATGAAAGAAGAACTGGCCGGAGAGGACAGCATCGCCATCAAGGTGGTCTCGGGCCACGCGGGCCATGCGATTGTGGATTACGCCAAGCACCATGGGGTCGACTGCATCGTCGTGGCCTCGCACCGGCCCGGCCTGACCGACTTCTTCCTTGGTTCAACGGCGGCGCGCGTGGTGCGTCATGCGCCTTGTGCAGTGCATGTGTCGCGATAA